A DNA window from Streptomyces sp. CA-278952 contains the following coding sequences:
- a CDS encoding sugar ABC transporter substrate-binding protein, producing the protein MSRIARTAPAGIALALAVTLSACGSSGGDVAADEKQTLTVWAMGAEGEKLAEVAEVYEKANPNITVKVTPIGWDVAHQKLVSAAAAGTLPDVAQMGGSYLGEFAELGVLEPVDTKAFDKKDFFPAGWEQGEVDGTAYGVPWYVDTRVLYYRTDLAEKAGVTKAPTDWKGLKDLATAYQEKAGTKWGLSIQPSGLDTVQNFYSFLYSAGGEIVNDEGEAVVDSPEAVKALKEYGSYFDKGLSNKSVQPGYDVVKDFGNGRVPMFFGGPWHVTLLNEGQPQLKGKWAIANVPADASSTSMAGGSSLVVSKDSEHKAAATEFITYLTDTKGQADWYERTKDLPANTSAWESGALADDADLQIFKKQMDTAKSSPSLANWTEITDKVDQAIAKVTQGKASAEDALKTAQSEIEGLVKQ; encoded by the coding sequence ATGTCCCGCATCGCCAGAACCGCCCCCGCCGGCATAGCGCTCGCGCTCGCCGTGACCCTTTCCGCCTGCGGCTCCTCCGGCGGCGACGTCGCGGCGGACGAGAAGCAGACGCTCACCGTGTGGGCCATGGGGGCCGAGGGCGAGAAGCTCGCCGAGGTGGCCGAGGTCTACGAGAAGGCCAATCCGAACATCACGGTGAAGGTGACCCCGATCGGCTGGGACGTCGCCCACCAGAAGCTCGTCTCGGCAGCGGCGGCGGGCACCCTGCCCGACGTGGCGCAGATGGGCGGCAGTTACCTGGGCGAGTTCGCCGAGCTCGGCGTGCTGGAGCCGGTGGACACCAAGGCCTTCGACAAGAAGGACTTCTTCCCGGCGGGCTGGGAGCAGGGCGAGGTGGACGGCACCGCCTACGGCGTGCCGTGGTACGTCGACACCCGCGTCCTCTACTACCGCACGGACCTGGCCGAGAAGGCGGGCGTGACGAAGGCTCCGACCGACTGGAAGGGCCTGAAGGACCTGGCGACCGCGTACCAGGAGAAGGCCGGTACGAAGTGGGGGCTGTCCATCCAGCCCAGCGGCCTGGACACCGTGCAGAACTTCTACTCCTTCCTGTACTCGGCGGGCGGCGAGATCGTCAACGACGAGGGCGAGGCCGTCGTCGACAGCCCGGAGGCGGTCAAGGCGCTGAAGGAGTACGGCTCGTACTTCGACAAGGGCCTCTCCAACAAGTCCGTGCAGCCCGGCTACGACGTGGTGAAGGACTTCGGCAACGGCCGGGTCCCGATGTTCTTCGGCGGCCCCTGGCACGTGACGCTCCTCAACGAGGGCCAGCCGCAGCTCAAGGGCAAATGGGCCATCGCCAACGTCCCGGCGGACGCCTCCTCCACCTCCATGGCCGGCGGTTCCTCCCTCGTCGTCTCCAAGGACAGCGAGCACAAGGCCGCGGCCACCGAGTTCATCACGTACCTGACCGACACCAAGGGCCAGGCCGACTGGTACGAGCGGACGAAGGACCTGCCCGCCAACACCTCGGCGTGGGAGTCCGGGGCGCTCGCCGACGACGCCGACCTCCAGATCTTCAAGAAGCAGATGGACACCGCCAAGTCCTCCCCGTCCCTGGCCAATTGGACCGAGATCACCGACAAGGTGGACCAGGCCATCGCCAAGGTGACGCAGGGCAAGGCTTCCGCCGAGGACGCGCTGAAGACCGCGCAGTCCGAGATCGAAGGCCTCGTGAAGCAGTAG
- a CDS encoding carbohydrate ABC transporter permease, with protein MSTTTEKARGPRKAGTAPSPATGGSRGRKPSMGVQNAAGWLFSTPFLVLFTVFMAFPILATLVMSFTDFGLRNVTRPWEANFIGFENYVNLFGDEKFLKSLFNTGYFVVVGVPLTIGIGLVVAVLLNNGIDRARTFFRVGFYAPVVTTIVAVAVVWRFVLDPSDGLIAGLFSEVGWTAPDFLGSETLAMPSLIVMAVWRNVGTVMVLFIAGLQAIPTEVREAAKLDGASVWQEFRGITVPLLRPTLLYATVITTIGYLNVFEEPFVMTQGGPSDSTLTVSLNMYREGFNFFHMGYASAMAYVLFVVIMGITVLQLRLLKDNTK; from the coding sequence ATGAGCACCACGACCGAGAAGGCCCGAGGGCCCCGGAAGGCCGGGACCGCACCGTCCCCGGCCACCGGGGGCAGCCGGGGCCGCAAGCCGTCGATGGGCGTGCAGAACGCGGCGGGCTGGCTGTTCTCCACCCCGTTCCTCGTCCTGTTCACCGTCTTCATGGCGTTCCCGATCCTCGCCACGCTGGTGATGAGCTTCACCGACTTCGGGCTGCGCAACGTGACGCGCCCGTGGGAAGCGAACTTCATCGGGTTCGAGAACTACGTCAACCTCTTCGGCGACGAGAAGTTTCTCAAGTCCCTCTTCAACACAGGGTACTTCGTCGTCGTCGGCGTACCGCTGACCATCGGCATCGGGCTGGTCGTCGCCGTTCTGCTGAACAACGGCATCGACCGGGCGCGGACGTTCTTCCGGGTCGGCTTCTACGCCCCGGTGGTCACCACCATCGTCGCGGTGGCCGTCGTCTGGCGGTTCGTCCTCGATCCGAGCGACGGGCTGATCGCGGGCCTCTTCTCCGAAGTGGGCTGGACGGCACCGGACTTCCTCGGCTCCGAGACGCTGGCGATGCCGTCGCTGATCGTCATGGCGGTCTGGCGGAACGTCGGCACGGTGATGGTGCTGTTCATCGCGGGCCTCCAGGCGATCCCCACCGAGGTGCGCGAGGCCGCGAAGCTCGACGGCGCGAGCGTCTGGCAGGAGTTCCGGGGCATCACGGTCCCGCTCCTGCGTCCGACCCTCCTCTACGCCACCGTGATCACGACGATCGGCTATCTCAACGTGTTCGAGGAGCCGTTCGTGATGACCCAGGGCGGCCCGTCCGACTCGACCCTCACGGTCTCGCTGAACATGTACCGCGAAGGGTTCAACTTCTTTCACATGGGCTACGCGAGCGCCATGGCGTACGTCCTCTTCGTGGTGATCATGGGCATCACGGTGCTCCAGCTCCGACTGCTGAAGGACAACACGAAATGA
- a CDS encoding carbohydrate ABC transporter permease: MSATSGNAAVEPLKSDAPPTPPKNNGGTTNDRKNNGGKKNNGGQRNVSRRLVYVLLSLGLLVMSAPFLWMGLSAFKTQSELSASPPVWIPTEWTLENFRQLLDKLDLPLYFMNSVIVAVLVTVSNLVFCSMLGYALAKLNFVGRNKVFGLVLGALMVPGNLMLLPLFVLMSKLQLIDSYAGLVLPFAAGAFGVFLMRQFMQSIPDELLEAARMDGASEWYIFWRIVMPLVKPALATLSIFTFLGSWNNFVWPLIATNDPDKYTLPVALATFATDPNKAGGSNGMLMAGAFLIVLPVLVVFIALQRHFTQGIATAGMK, encoded by the coding sequence ATGAGCGCCACCAGCGGCAACGCGGCGGTCGAGCCCCTGAAGAGCGACGCACCGCCGACTCCCCCGAAGAACAACGGCGGGACGACCAACGACCGGAAGAACAACGGCGGGAAGAAGAACAACGGCGGGCAGCGGAACGTCTCCCGCCGCCTGGTCTACGTCCTGCTCTCGCTCGGCCTGCTGGTCATGTCGGCGCCCTTCCTCTGGATGGGTCTCTCCGCCTTCAAGACGCAGAGCGAGCTGTCGGCCAGCCCGCCCGTGTGGATCCCCACCGAGTGGACCCTGGAGAACTTCCGGCAGCTGCTCGACAAGCTGGACCTGCCGCTGTACTTCATGAACTCGGTGATCGTGGCGGTCCTGGTGACCGTCTCGAACCTGGTCTTCTGCTCGATGCTCGGCTACGCCCTGGCCAAGCTGAACTTCGTCGGCCGCAACAAGGTCTTCGGCCTGGTGCTCGGCGCGCTGATGGTGCCCGGCAACCTGATGCTGCTGCCGCTGTTCGTGCTGATGAGCAAGCTCCAGCTGATCGACAGCTACGCGGGTCTGGTGCTGCCGTTCGCCGCCGGGGCCTTCGGGGTGTTCCTGATGCGCCAGTTCATGCAGTCGATCCCGGACGAGCTGCTGGAGGCGGCCCGGATGGACGGCGCGAGCGAGTGGTACATCTTCTGGCGGATCGTGATGCCGCTGGTGAAGCCCGCCCTCGCGACCCTGTCGATCTTCACGTTCCTGGGTTCCTGGAACAACTTCGTCTGGCCGCTGATCGCGACCAACGACCCCGACAAATACACCCTCCCGGTGGCCCTGGCGACCTTCGCCACCGACCCCAACAAGGCCGGCGGCTCCAACGGGATGCTGATGGCCGGGGCCTTCCTGATCGTGCTGCCGGTGCTGGTCGTCTTCATCGCGCTGCAACGGCACTTCACGCAGGGCATCGCCACGGCGGGCATGAAGTAA
- a CDS encoding glycoside hydrolase family 1 protein, producing the protein MTHTPAPNQKNPVPFPEGFLWGASTAAFQIEGNNTNSDWWVKEHAAGTHIAEPSLDACDSYHRWPEDMDLLASLGFTDYRFSLEWARIEPVEGRFSRAELAHYRRMVEGAIARGLRPMVTLHHFTVPQWFEARGGWTAEGAVELFARYVAACAPVISEGVSHVCTINEPNMVAVMAGQAKRGDNSFPPAGLPTPDDETTVAVIAAHHAAVKEVRALDAGIQVGWTIANQVYQALPGAEDVTAAYRHPREDVFIEAARGDDWIGVQSYTRTRIGPDGPIPAADDVERTLTTWEYYPTAVGEALRHTAEVVGDVPLIVTENGIATADDSRRVDYYAGALDEVAAALADGIDIRGYLAWSALDNYEWGTYRATFGLIAIDWETFERTPRDSAKWLGSLGRTRELPRTAA; encoded by the coding sequence ATGACACACACCCCTGCTCCGAACCAGAAGAACCCCGTCCCGTTCCCCGAGGGCTTCCTCTGGGGCGCCTCCACGGCCGCCTTCCAGATCGAGGGCAACAACACCAACAGCGACTGGTGGGTCAAGGAGCACGCCGCGGGGACCCACATCGCGGAGCCGAGCCTGGACGCCTGCGACAGCTACCACCGCTGGCCCGAGGACATGGACCTGCTGGCCTCCCTCGGCTTCACCGACTACCGCTTCTCCCTCGAATGGGCCCGCATCGAGCCGGTCGAAGGCCGCTTCTCCCGCGCCGAACTGGCCCACTACCGGCGGATGGTGGAGGGTGCGATCGCGCGCGGCCTGCGCCCGATGGTGACCCTGCACCACTTCACCGTCCCGCAGTGGTTCGAGGCGCGCGGCGGCTGGACGGCCGAGGGCGCGGTGGAGCTGTTCGCCCGGTACGTGGCGGCCTGCGCCCCCGTCATCTCCGAGGGCGTGTCGCACGTCTGCACGATCAACGAGCCGAACATGGTCGCCGTGATGGCGGGCCAGGCCAAGCGCGGCGACAACAGCTTCCCGCCCGCCGGCCTGCCCACCCCCGACGACGAGACGACCGTGGCCGTCATCGCCGCCCACCACGCGGCCGTCAAGGAGGTCCGGGCCCTGGACGCGGGCATCCAGGTCGGCTGGACCATCGCCAACCAGGTCTACCAGGCCCTCCCCGGCGCGGAGGACGTCACCGCCGCCTACCGCCACCCGCGCGAGGACGTCTTCATCGAGGCGGCGCGCGGCGACGACTGGATCGGCGTGCAGTCCTACACCCGTACGCGGATCGGCCCCGACGGACCGATCCCGGCGGCCGACGACGTCGAGCGGACGCTGACGACGTGGGAGTACTACCCGACGGCGGTCGGCGAGGCGCTGCGCCACACGGCCGAGGTGGTGGGCGACGTCCCGCTGATCGTCACGGAGAACGGCATCGCCACCGCCGACGACAGCCGCCGCGTCGACTACTACGCGGGTGCGCTGGACGAGGTCGCCGCCGCGCTGGCCGACGGCATCGACATCAGGGGTTACCTGGCGTGGAGCGCCCTGGACAACTACGAATGGGGCACGTACAGGGCCACGTTCGGCCTGATCGCCATCGACTGGGAGACCTTCGAGCGCACCCCGCGCGACTCGGCGAAGTGGCTGGGCTCGCTCGGCCGCACCCGCGAACTCCCGCGCACGGCAGCCTGA
- a CDS encoding glucoamylase family protein produces the protein MDRRTFLTAAGTGAAALSLGAVTAPAAVAAPADPGLLKTWFRDTYRSIEAMTTDFGLVTDKIDLSGPGAPAQSTQTSPTNIGCGLWSTVAAAGLGVIRESTMTRALTRTVAAVEKLERHHGFWLNWYDAHDGSVLTQWPGTGDPVRPFLSSVDNAWLVTGLRIAADAAPALRPRINRILATADWSFFYTPYDPADPVAGPGQLRGGVWTDTDEPTPHHYGALNTEPRMASYLGIADGSLPGDHYWHLLRTMLPEHEQEQKPGGGYVTVDGVRVWNGHYTHRGRKVVPTWGGSMFEALMVPLFVPEQQWSPRAWGATHHRYVRGQIDHGLREAEYGYWGFSPANVPEDGYQEYGVDALGMAVDGYASNTDRTHTTDGEPLPPPSAFTNGVVTPHASFLALPFAGREAVANLRALERDFGAYADGLGFRDSVNVSTGRVSDFMLALDQGMIVAALAQELRPGLLQQPFRTGGFRSRVRPLLERERFSI, from the coding sequence ATGGACCGTCGCACGTTTCTCACCGCCGCAGGGACCGGGGCCGCGGCCCTGTCGCTCGGAGCCGTAACCGCCCCGGCGGCTGTCGCCGCCCCCGCCGACCCAGGCCTCCTGAAGACCTGGTTCCGCGACACGTACCGCTCGATCGAGGCGATGACGACCGACTTCGGCCTCGTCACCGACAAGATCGACCTCAGTGGCCCCGGAGCCCCCGCCCAGTCCACCCAGACCTCACCGACCAACATCGGCTGCGGCCTGTGGTCGACGGTTGCGGCCGCGGGCCTCGGCGTGATCCGCGAGAGCACGATGACCCGCGCCCTGACCCGTACCGTCGCCGCCGTCGAGAAGCTGGAACGCCACCACGGCTTCTGGCTCAACTGGTACGACGCGCACGACGGTTCGGTGCTCACCCAGTGGCCGGGCACCGGCGACCCGGTCCGCCCGTTCCTGTCATCCGTCGACAACGCCTGGCTGGTGACGGGCCTGCGGATAGCCGCCGACGCGGCCCCGGCGCTGCGCCCCCGCATCAACCGCATCCTGGCCACGGCCGACTGGTCCTTCTTCTACACTCCCTACGACCCGGCCGACCCGGTCGCTGGCCCGGGCCAGCTGCGCGGCGGCGTCTGGACCGACACGGACGAGCCGACCCCGCACCACTACGGCGCGCTCAACACCGAGCCTCGCATGGCCAGTTACCTCGGCATCGCGGACGGCTCGCTCCCCGGCGACCACTACTGGCACCTGCTGCGGACGATGCTGCCGGAGCACGAGCAGGAGCAGAAGCCGGGCGGCGGTTACGTCACGGTCGACGGCGTACGCGTCTGGAACGGGCACTACACCCACCGCGGCCGCAAGGTGGTCCCCACCTGGGGCGGCTCGATGTTCGAGGCGCTGATGGTGCCGCTGTTCGTACCGGAGCAGCAGTGGTCGCCGCGCGCGTGGGGCGCGACCCACCACCGCTACGTACGCGGCCAGATCGACCACGGGCTGCGGGAGGCGGAGTACGGCTACTGGGGCTTCTCCCCCGCCAACGTTCCCGAGGACGGCTACCAGGAGTACGGGGTCGACGCGCTCGGCATGGCGGTCGACGGCTACGCCTCCAACACCGACCGCACGCACACCACGGACGGCGAACCCCTGCCGCCGCCCTCGGCGTTCACCAACGGCGTCGTCACCCCGCACGCCTCCTTCCTGGCCCTGCCGTTCGCGGGCCGGGAGGCGGTGGCCAATCTGCGGGCGCTGGAGCGGGACTTCGGCGCGTACGCGGACGGACTCGGCTTCCGGGACTCGGTGAACGTGTCCACGGGCCGGGTCAGCGACTTCATGCTCGCCCTGGACCAGGGAATGATCGTCGCGGCCCTCGCCCAGGAGCTGCGGCCCGGCCTGCTCCAGCAGCCGTTCCGCACGGGCGGCTTCCGGTCCCGGGTGCGGCCGCTGCTGGAGCGGGAGCGGTTCTCGATCTGA